From Streptomyces sp. NBC_01551:
CCGGGCGGCCCTGGATGTGCTCGACCTCGGTGCGCAGGGGCTGGAGCAGCACCTGGGACAACGCCCGGGCGCCGGCGATCCGCATGCGCACGGTCAGGCCGTCGCGGTCGGTGTCCGGGGCGTGTGCCTTGGCGACGGAGTTCCCGCAGCGGACGACGGTGCCGTCGTCCCGGTCGGCGAGGAGCTCGTAGGGGGCGGGCCGGCCGGAGGGGGCCGCGTACGCCGCCAGCGCGGCGGGCAGGGTGGGCTGGGTCATCGCGGCTCCGCGCGCCTCCGTTCCGTTCCGATCCGTGACCTCGGGCTTCGCAGCCAGATTACGGAACACCCGGGCTCCCGGCAGGCACGCGGACGCGAAAAAGGGTGCTGCCCGTCCGACTCCCCAGTCGTACGGGCAGCACCCTTCACCTGCCGTCCGCCGCGCCCCCGTCCCCACGGGGTTCGACGGGCCGATGTCGGACCCGGGCCGCTCTCCCGGGTCTGGTGCGCCGCTCAGCGCCCCAGCATCACACCCACGGACGACGCCTGTGCCGCCACCTGGTCGAAGCCTCCGAAGAGGAAGAGCAGGAGGGCGGCCAGGGGGAGCACCATGGCCGCGGCCACCAGCGGGTGGCGCGTGCCGGACTCATGGCCGTTGAACGCGAATGCCTTGCGTCCCTGCCGTGCGATGTCCGCCATGGTCCTCTCCCTGTCGTTTGGCAGCGGCGGGCTCGTGACCTCGGGGGACGAGTGCGCCACCCGCCGCTTGTCTTCAACACTAGGCATCCGGAAGGCCTCTGGCCTCATGCCCTCGTACCCATTGGCGGGCCTCCGGGAGGATGACGAGCCCCTCCTCGCGTACTCCCCTGGGTGGAGACGGCTCCCCCGTGATGAGGGTCTTCCCGGAGGGGATGACCGGAGGGTAGTGACTTCGCTCACTTCCGTCACTCCCCGCACTCGCGTGTCCTCCTGCCGGGTGTCCTCAAGATCGATCCCGGGATCCGTCCGGGGTCGCCGGGCGCACGGGGTGGGGCCGCCGCCCGAGGCGGCCCGGACACCTGTCAATCCCCTTGGCGCGAAGGCCGTTTGGGGCGGTCGGCGCACGCCCGTCCATCGTCGGGCAGGGCGCTCGAGGATCCCTCAAGTGGGCTGTGGCGCACTGACAATCGAATCCCCCGGCGAGGGCGCGGCCTCTGAGCGCTCGTGGCGGATGGTCCGTAAGCTGTGCCACGTCAACAGGACGACCGGTCAGCGGGGTGGACATGGCGATGATGCGGCTCCGGCGCGAGGACCCGCGTGTCGTCGGCTCGTTCAGACTGCACCGGCGGCTCGGCGCCGGCGGCATGGGCGTGGTCTACCTGGGCTCGGACCGGCGCGGCCAGCGCGTCGCCCTCAAGGTGATCCGGCCCGATCTGGCCGAGGACCAGGAGTTCCGCTCGCGGTTCGCGCGCGAGGTGTCCGCCGCCCGGCGGATCCGCGGCGGGTGCACCGCGCGTCTGGTGGCCGCGGACCTGGAGGCCGAGCGGCCGTGGTTCGCCACCCAGTACGTGCCCGGCCCGTCGCTGCACGACAAGGTGGCCGAGGAGGGCCCGCTGACGGCCGCGCAGATCGCCGCCGTGGGCGCCGCGCTCTCCGAGGGGCTGGTCGCCGTACACGAGGCGGGGGTCGTGCACCGGGACCTGAAGCCCTCGAACATCCTGCTGTCCCCCAAGGGGCCCCGGATCATCGACTTCGGGATCGCCTGGGCCACCGGCGCGAGCACCCTCACCCACGTGGGCACCGCCGTCGGCTCCCCCGGCTTCCTCGCGCCCGAGCAGGTGCGCGGCGCCGCCGTCACCCCGGCCACGGACGTCTTCGCGCTCGGCGCCACCCTCGCGTACGCGGCGACCGCCGACTCGCCCTTCGGGCACGGCAGTTCCGAGGTCATGCTGTACCGGGTGGTGCACGAGGAGCCGCATCTGGTCGGGGTCCCGGACGCCCTCGCGCCCCTCGTACGGGCCTGCCTGGCCAAGGATCCCGAGGAGCGGCCGAGCACGCTCCAGCTGTCGATGCGGCTCAAGGAGATCGCGGCGCGCGAGGCGCACGGGCTGTCCGACGGACGCCCGCCGGCGCAGCGCGCCCGGGCCGAGCGGCCCACCGGTCGGCTGGCCGAGCCGCCCTACGAGGAACAGCGGACGGAGCGGCGTACGGCGGGCACACCCGCGCCGAGGCCGCAGGGCCAGGGCAACGGGCACGGGCCGGGCCCGGGGCAGGGGCAGGGGCCACACAGCGGTCCGCACTCGCGGCCGTCGTCCTCGCGCAATCCGGGCGCGGCGGGCGCCGGCGGCGGCCCGTCCTCGCGGCCGACCTCGGGCCGTACGGGCGGCCGCCCGGCGCCCCGTACGACGGGTACGGGGCGGCGGCCCTCGCGGCCCGACCCGCGGCTGATGCGGCAGCGGCTGATCGTGTTCGTCGTGGTGACGCTGATCGTCGCGCTGGGCATCGCCGCGGCGCAGAAGCTGTAGGGCCGGGCGCCGCCACGGGCATGGGCCCCGCGCCGCTCCGGGCGCAGGCCCCGGCGCCGCTACGGGCGGCCGCTCGCCACCGCGTAGAAGGCGACGGCGGCGGCCGCGCCCACGTTCAGCGAGTCGACCCCGTGTGCCATGGGGATCCGTACCCACTCGTCGGCGGCGACCAGCGCCTGCGTGGACAGTCCGTCGCCCTCCGCGCCCAGCATCAGCGCGACCCGCTCCAGGGTCTGCGGGGCGGCCTCGTCGATCGGCGAGGCCTTCTGGTGCGGGGTGAGCGCGAGCAGCTTGAAGCCGGCCTCGCGGACCGAGTCCAGGCCCTTGGGCCAGGTCTCCAGGCGGGCGTACGGGACGGAGAACACCGCGCCCATCGACACCTTCACCGAGCGGCGGTACAGCGGGTCCGCGCAGTCGGGCGACAGCAGCACCGCGTCCATGCCGAGGGCGGCGGCGCTGCGGAAGATGGCCCCGATGTTGGTGTGGTCGTTGACCGCCTCCATGATGGCCACGCGGCGGGTGGTGGCGAGGAGTTCCTCGGCCGTCGGCAGCGGCTTGCGCTGCATGGAGGCGAGGGCGCCGCGGTGCACGTGGTAGCCGGTGACGCGCTCGGCGAGGTCCGGGCTGACGGCATAGACCGGGGCCGGGAGCTCGTCGATGACGTCGCGCATGACGTCGACCCACTTGGCGGAGAGCAGCATCGAGCGCATCTCGTACCCGGCGTCCTTGGCCCGTCTGATGACCTTCTCGCCCTCGGCGATGAAGAGGCCTTCCGCGGGCTCGCGCCGGCGCCGGAGTTCGACGTCGGTCAGGCCCGTGTAGTCGCGCAGGCGCGGGTCGTCGGGGTCTTCGATGGTGATGAGATCAGCCACAGGGTGATACTGCCTTGTCCTGGGTGTGGTGCCAACGGCCCTGGCGGGTGCTGGTGGTTCAGACGTTCGGGGTACCGGCCCGGACGACGTCGCCGATGACGATGACGGCGGGCGGGCGGACCTCCTGCGCGCGGACGGTCTCGCCGACCGTGGCGAGGGTGGCGTCGACGCGGCGCTGGGTGGCCGTGGTGCCCTCCTGGACGACCGCGACGGGGGTGTCGGCGGAGCGGCCGTGGCGGATCAGGGCCTCGGCGATCAGGCCGATCTTGTCGACGCCCATCAGGATCACCAGGGTGCCGGTGAGCCGGGCGAGGGCGGCCCAGTCCACGAGGGAGCGCGGGTCGTCGGGGCCGACGTGGCCGCTGACGACGGTGAATTCGTGGGCCACGCCGCGGTGGGTGACCGGGATGCCGGCGGCGCCGGGCACGGAGATGGAGCTGGAGATGCCGGGCACGACGGTGCAGGCGATCCCGGCCTCCGCGAGGGCCTGGAGCTCCTCCATGCCGCGGCCGAAGACGTACGGGTCCCCGCCCTTGAGCCGGACCACGGCCTTGCCGGCCTTGGCGTGCTCGATGAGGGCGTTGTTGATGGCCTCCTGGGCCATGAAGCGGCCGTACGGGATCTTCGCGGCGTCGATGACCTGGACGTGGGGCGGGAGCTCGTCGAGGAGGTCGCGGGGGCCGAGCCGGTCGGCGATGACGACGTCCGCCTCGGCGAGGAGGCGGCGGCCGCGGACGGTGATCAGGTCCGGGTCGCCGGGACCGCCGCCGACGAGGGCGACGCCGGGGGTGTGCGGGCGGGCGGCCGTGAGGGAGCCGTCGCGCAGCCCCTCTACGACGGCGTCGCGGACGGCGGCGGAGCGGCGGGGGTCGTTGCCGCTCAGGACGGCGACGGTCACGCCCTCGACGCGGCCGGTGGC
This genomic window contains:
- a CDS encoding serine/threonine-protein kinase; protein product: MAMMRLRREDPRVVGSFRLHRRLGAGGMGVVYLGSDRRGQRVALKVIRPDLAEDQEFRSRFAREVSAARRIRGGCTARLVAADLEAERPWFATQYVPGPSLHDKVAEEGPLTAAQIAAVGAALSEGLVAVHEAGVVHRDLKPSNILLSPKGPRIIDFGIAWATGASTLTHVGTAVGSPGFLAPEQVRGAAVTPATDVFALGATLAYAATADSPFGHGSSEVMLYRVVHEEPHLVGVPDALAPLVRACLAKDPEERPSTLQLSMRLKEIAAREAHGLSDGRPPAQRARAERPTGRLAEPPYEEQRTERRTAGTPAPRPQGQGNGHGPGPGQGQGPHSGPHSRPSSSRNPGAAGAGGGPSSRPTSGRTGGRPAPRTTGTGRRPSRPDPRLMRQRLIVFVVVTLIVALGIAAAQKL
- a CDS encoding RNA methyltransferase, which codes for MADLITIEDPDDPRLRDYTGLTDVELRRRREPAEGLFIAEGEKVIRRAKDAGYEMRSMLLSAKWVDVMRDVIDELPAPVYAVSPDLAERVTGYHVHRGALASMQRKPLPTAEELLATTRRVAIMEAVNDHTNIGAIFRSAAALGMDAVLLSPDCADPLYRRSVKVSMGAVFSVPYARLETWPKGLDSVREAGFKLLALTPHQKASPIDEAAPQTLERVALMLGAEGDGLSTQALVAADEWVRIPMAHGVDSLNVGAAAAVAFYAVASGRP
- the cobA gene encoding uroporphyrinogen-III C-methyltransferase, producing the protein MGHPAYPVGLRLAGRRVVVIGGGQVAQRRLPALVAAGADVLLVSPSATPSVDAMAETGEIRWERRRYQDGDLAGAWYALIATRDRAANDAASAEAERERVWCVRADDADAATAWTPATGRVEGVTVAVLSGNDPRRSAAVRDAVVEGLRDGSLTAARPHTPGVALVGGGPGDPDLITVRGRRLLAEADVVIADRLGPRDLLDELPPHVQVIDAAKIPYGRFMAQEAINNALIEHAKAGKAVVRLKGGDPYVFGRGMEELQALAEAGIACTVVPGISSSISVPGAAGIPVTHRGVAHEFTVVSGHVGPDDPRSLVDWAALARLTGTLVILMGVDKIGLIAEALIRHGRSADTPVAVVQEGTTATQRRVDATLATVGETVRAQEVRPPAVIVIGDVVRAGTPNV